AGATGTGCTTTCTGCCCTTGCTGGTGCTGGAAAAGAAAGTTTCAGTGTTTGTTATAGCTTTTAGCAAGTAGCAAAATCATCCAAGAATAAAGAATTTACAAACATAATGCACTCGAGAATCAGGTTCTTCTGGAGAAATCAAGCTTTGTAAGGTTCAGTTTCAGAGCACAAAGCAAAAAATTGCTCAGGGAATTGCTAATTATATATGGTAATTAACATGGATCCATATGAGGAAAAGCAGCAGCCAATCCTACCATACATGTCAATTCCTTTACTGTGAACTTCTAGATTAACTTGTGCACATCGTCTAATCATCTGAAAACAGGAAGAGATAAAGTTGATATGGTTCATTGACACatgcacaaaagaagaggtatGTGCAGAGAAATAATAAAGCAAAATGAAGCTCTCACATATATGAATCTCAAGGTTGGCACATCTTTGCTTTGAAATAGTCTGTCATGGATTTATTCAATATTATATCTTATTATATGGCTTTACTTCTTTCTAGAGCAGGGTGCAGGGACATGTAATGAACCAGTATGTGGTATATCATAATGGAAAATACAGCATTAGATGTGATACTAAGTTCGTGATGAAGGGGTGGATAGTATTCATATATGCGGTTTAATGTATTATCTATACATTAGTTGTAAATTCTACCTTTAGTCTTATTAAAAGCAATCTATAACAGAGTGGAGAGTAAGGAAATCACTTTTAGAAGAGCTTGGAGTAGCCATGGATATCGTCAGAAGACTTTCAATAATTCAGCAAGAAATACAAAAGGGAGACTTATATCTAGGAAACTTTCATATAACGTAGGCACAAAAACAGCATTGAACTGAAACTTACGTGCATGTAGTTGCTGTATTAAGCAAAGTAAGATGAGGCGATGCATTGCACATGTTCATGGCAGCAGCTGAAATTCTGGAATATGAGCAATCTTGTCCCATTCTTGGCCGATCTCTTCCTTGCATCTGTCCTTGAGAAGTGGACAATGTTCAATTGTCAATTTCCTTAATTTGGTGAGGCGACGCATTGCCTCAGCAGAAGGCAAATGCAACAGATTTTTGCAGTCTTCAATGTCCAGTTCTTCGAGTGAATGGATGCTACCCAAGAACTCTGGCAGAGCCACAATCCCGTCAAAATTATGTATCGTTAAAAAGGCCAAGTTGGAGAGATGCTGAATCTGCTCCGGCAAAGATGTGACTGCTTGCCAACCATATAATCCAAGAGACTGCAACGAGGCAAAAGGATGTTGGAATTCTTTGTTCTCATTATCGGTAATAGTAACTCTGCAAGGATTAATGGTGTAGCTGGGCCAGGGGAAATAATCAAGATCATGAGAGAAATCACCTAGCGCCAATGCTTGTAGTTGAGTCATCCTCGACAGAGGATGCAAATCCTCAGGTTGAATAGCAGGGCACTTCACTAATGTAAAAAGCCTGATTGATGTACAGACTTCCATTCCACTTGGTAGAGAGCGCAAGTTGTCGCATCCCGCAAGATTCAGCACAACTAGAGATCGTAGGGAATGAATATCTGGAATGGAAACAAGATTGGGGCAATTCACTACTGTTAGAATCTCAAGAGATACCAATCCTCCAACGTCCTTTGGTAGATGACTTAAACTATCGCATCCCGAAATACACAGTTCTTTAATGCATCTAAGGTTGTGCCAAACACCATCTGGCAGGCTTATCATTTCTGGACAGTTTTGGACTTTTAAAATCTCCAAAGAAGGGAATATCTTGACCAATGAATGTGATGAATCGTGGCACATTAAACCCGACCACTCTATCAAATCAGGCATATCCTCCAGAATTAGTTCTTTTAGTGCCGGAAATGAAACCACAGCATCCCCTGCTAGGCCACTTGGATTGCTACTACTTGCATCATCAACATTTTTCCAACCGAAGAAATCAGTGCCGATGCAATTTacacttttcattccaattatGTTGACAATATTGAGGTGAGGGAGGTGCCCAAGTGGTGGAATTTGCTGACACTTGTTGAAGTTCCTCAGCACGATCTTCACAAGATTGCGAAAGGCCAAAGGATGGCTTGGGGTCAGCATCCACGATGGAAGGCTTCGGCCCATAAAGTTTTCCATTGTGAAACCTTTCAAATTTGGGTGAGGTTCAAGACCTTTCAAGACATCCTCATCAGTGGATTCGTCTCTGGTCCTAGTAtcccagtgaagttccaaactATCAAGGTTTATCTTTGTGGATATTTTTGCCTTGATTCCTTCCTCTTGGTTGCTAACATTCTGGAGATCAAAGATCTTGAGGTCGCCCCTGAGATTGTGCAAATGCCCCAACTGATCAATTTGACATCCCTTATCTCGACTTACAAAGAAGAAAGGCAACGTCTGAAGAGAGCTCAATTGCCCTATATCAGGAAGCAAACATGGCTTGCCGTTGATGATTCCATCTTCTTCAATGCACAAATGCCTCAGGTtagccaaatttccaaaatttttgggaAGCTGTTGCAGATTACTGAGTTTCATTGTTTGCAAATTGTACAACCGTGTGATGGGATTTGGGAGCTCTGTTATTGAAGTCCTGGAGATGTCAAGATATCTTAAAAGCTTCAACTTTCCAATCGTGGCTGGCAATTCCTTAACATCTTCATCTTCAAGAACTAAGACTCGAAGGCTTTTACAAACGATCGGCAAATCATGTGCAAGGTCATCGCTCAAAATCAAAGTTCGCGGCTTTAAAAGACTTTCCTTACCGGCTCTAAGTTCAGCCGAGGGAACAAAGAAAATGGACTCTTTAGCTGCTTCTTTAACAAAGTCATACACAAGATCGTGAATAGTGAATTTTATAGTTCTTCCAAACCTATCCTTCTTGGAAACTTGCAACAAAGAAGTCCGGAACAAAATACTCATGTAGTTACTTCCAACATCCTCCATTTCCAGGTGACTTCCCTTGAAGGATTAAGCAATCCCTGTGCCATCCAAAGTTGTATCATGTTTTCCACTGTTGCAACCTCACCCTTTCTCATTATAGTACAATATGAAAGACATTGTTTCAACGACAATAAAGGCAAATGATCGTAGCTTAACTTTATAGCGGATCTGACTCTTCTTCCAGCTTCTTCCATTGTAGCCCAGGTTTCACTATTTTCTATTCTTGACCACTCACGTTCATCCTCTTTGGAGTACAACAAACCTCCTATTGCCGTTACTGCCAATGGCACACCACCGCACTTAGCAACAATTTTTCTTCCTATATTTATCAATTCAGGAGTCTTTACTGCTGCACAACCGTGATCAAATGCTATTTTCTCAAACAATTCCCAGCTATCATCATCAGAAAGTGTTCCCAATTGACAGGTAAAAGATGCTTGCATGATTGAAACAACTGTCTCGTTTCGAGTTGTCACGATTATCCTGCTTTCGTCCGATCCACCTATCCCTCGCAGACACTTCCTCATTCTATCCCATTTCTCTGCATCTTCATTCCAAACATCATCCAGTACAAGCAAGAATCTTTTGGTTTTAAGTACCTCGTTAAGCTTTCTTACAATTGCCTCTGCAACTGTCAGATTAGGGTTGGTTCCTGTAAGAGACTCTACCATCTTATTTAAGAGTCTTTCAACATTGAAATCTTCTGACACGTGGATCCACAATTTGTGATCAAAATGCCTCAGCACCTTTTCATTTTTGTAGACTAGCTGAGCAGTAGTTGTCTTGCCCAAACCAGCCATGCCAACTATACCAATAACTGATAATTTATTACCATCCTTCTCTGAAGAAGTTAACAATT
This region of Coffea arabica cultivar ET-39 chromosome 3c, Coffea Arabica ET-39 HiFi, whole genome shotgun sequence genomic DNA includes:
- the LOC113735177 gene encoding disease resistance protein RGA2-like; its protein translation is MEDVGSNYMSILFRTSLLQVSKKDRFGRTIKFTIHDLVYDFVKEAAKESIFFVPSAELRAGKESLLKPRTLILSDDLAHDLPIVCKSLRVLVLEDEDVKELPATIGKLKLLRYLDISRTSITELPNPITRLYNLQTMKLSNLQQLPKNFGNLANLRHLCIEEDGIINGKPCLLPDIGQLSSLQTLPFFFVSRDKGCQIDQLGHLHNLRGDLKIFDLQNVSNQEEGIKAKISTKINLDSLELHWDTRTRDESTDEDVLKGLEPHPNLKGFTMENFMGRSLPSWMLTPSHPLAFRNLVKIVLRNFNKCQQIPPLGHLPHLNIVNIIGMKSVNCIGTDFFGWKNVDDASSSNPSGLAGDAVVSFPALKELILEDMPDLIEWSGLMCHDSSHSLVKIFPSLEILKVQNCPEMISLPDGVWHNLRCIKELCISGCDSLSHLPKDVGGLVSLEILTVVNCPNLVSIPDIHSLRSLVVLNLAGCDNLRSLPSGMEVCTSIRLFTLVKCPAIQPEDLHPLSRMTQLQALALGDFSHDLDYFPWPSYTINPCRVTITDNENKEFQHPFASLQSLGLYGWQAVTSLPEQIQHLSNLAFLTIHNFDGIVALPEFLGSIHSLEELDIEDCKNLLHLPSAEAMRRLTKLRKLTIEHCPLLKDRCKEEIGQEWDKIAHIPEFQLLP